From Pseudomonas alcaligenes, a single genomic window includes:
- a CDS encoding TorF family putative porin encodes MKGSTALLLAGLTLTPLCSQAIELNQDFSLMVDVNLASDYRTRGISQTQGDPTLQVGATLAHSSGLYAGAWTSNVDFGYGLKTRQEVDYYAGWYWQATDAISLDLGRIKYAYPKESQFNQTETYAILSAYGFKAAAYYSDDLPNFIGKDQDSLYTWVGYETQLPLEVGLELRYGRMDFKDPLFWSGSGDSRESYHEWEAKLTRDFVGVTWGLSYVDTDLSENECASNYGFTDTCTATLVASVSKSF; translated from the coding sequence ATGAAAGGCTCCACCGCTCTCCTCCTCGCCGGTCTGACCCTGACGCCCCTGTGCAGCCAGGCCATCGAGCTCAACCAAGACTTCTCCCTGATGGTCGATGTCAACCTGGCCAGCGACTACCGCACCCGCGGCATCTCGCAGACCCAGGGCGACCCAACCCTGCAGGTCGGCGCCACCCTGGCCCACAGCAGCGGCCTGTACGCCGGCGCCTGGACCTCCAACGTCGACTTTGGCTACGGTCTGAAAACCCGCCAGGAAGTCGACTACTACGCCGGCTGGTACTGGCAGGCGACCGACGCGATCAGCCTCGACCTGGGTCGCATCAAGTACGCCTATCCGAAGGAGAGCCAGTTCAACCAGACCGAGACCTACGCCATCCTCAGCGCCTATGGTTTCAAGGCCGCCGCCTACTACTCCGATGACCTGCCCAACTTCATCGGCAAGGATCAGGACAGCCTCTACACCTGGGTCGGCTACGAAACCCAGCTGCCGCTGGAAGTCGGCCTGGAACTGCGCTACGGGCGCATGGACTTCAAGGATCCGCTGTTCTGGTCGGGCAGCGGCGACTCCCGTGAGTCCTACCACGAGTGGGAAGCCAAGCTGACCCGCGACTTCGTCGGCGTCACCTGGGGCCTGAGCTACGTGGATACCGACCTCTCCGAGAACGAGTGCGCCA
- a CDS encoding amidohydrolase, with the protein MKRFIPNLLAAAVAFSSMESMAAADLVLFNGKVFTADQAQPQVQAIAVENGKILQVGSDAAIKALADANTKLVDLGGKRLMPGLIDSHSHAIFGGLELAAANMQDELVSVDELEKRLRGWQADGRAVHGDVLQVSGMNSGAWAEAEALGKRFNQGEWAKLPIVFIGSDHHTAWANAAMLKRAGIDKALIASLAKGERDTIGILKNGEPSGFLVDAGWDRVASVLPAISPAELLRGAEAAVQLNNSLGITAWMDPAANAAPGEAVFDLKPTEKSVGVLPAYKALSEKGGLNAHVAALLVANPKSRPADLDVLAKVRQQFQGVNNLSLPGIKIFADGVLEFPAQSAALLGHYHNSDKQGELLIDPAHFGELVSAADARGWLVHIHAIGDRAVRESLNGIEQARKDRQSGVTHSITHLQLVNPQEFARFKPLGVIASMQLLWAGADAYTTDMVKPYVDADAYRYLYPAHSLLAQGATIAGASDWPVSSPNPWNAIAQAVTREGEKGVLNADERIDRETMFYAYTLNAAKTIGLEQQIGSLSAGKQADFVVLDRDVFSVDNKALSDTQVLATYFAGHQVYAPAQ; encoded by the coding sequence ATGAAACGGTTTATTCCCAACCTGCTGGCCGCAGCAGTAGCTTTTTCCTCGATGGAATCCATGGCCGCCGCCGACCTAGTGCTGTTCAACGGCAAAGTATTCACCGCGGATCAGGCTCAGCCACAGGTTCAGGCCATAGCCGTGGAGAACGGCAAGATCCTCCAGGTCGGTAGCGACGCCGCGATCAAGGCCCTGGCCGATGCCAATACCAAGCTCGTCGACCTCGGCGGCAAGCGTCTGATGCCGGGCCTGATCGACAGCCACTCGCACGCCATCTTCGGCGGCCTGGAACTGGCGGCCGCCAACATGCAAGACGAACTGGTCAGCGTCGATGAGCTGGAGAAGCGTCTGCGCGGCTGGCAGGCCGACGGCCGCGCCGTGCATGGCGACGTGCTGCAGGTATCGGGCATGAACTCCGGCGCCTGGGCCGAAGCCGAAGCCCTGGGCAAGCGCTTCAACCAGGGCGAATGGGCCAAGCTGCCGATCGTGTTCATCGGCAGCGACCACCACACCGCCTGGGCCAACGCCGCCATGCTCAAGCGCGCCGGCATCGACAAGGCACTGATCGCCAGCCTGGCCAAGGGCGAGCGCGACACCATCGGCATCCTGAAAAATGGCGAGCCCAGCGGTTTCCTGGTGGATGCCGGCTGGGATCGAGTGGCCAGCGTGCTGCCGGCGATCAGCCCGGCCGAACTGCTGCGTGGCGCCGAAGCCGCCGTGCAGCTCAACAACAGCCTGGGCATCACTGCCTGGATGGATCCGGCGGCCAATGCCGCGCCGGGCGAAGCGGTGTTCGACCTCAAGCCCACCGAGAAGAGCGTCGGCGTGTTGCCCGCTTACAAGGCGCTGTCCGAGAAAGGCGGGCTGAACGCCCACGTCGCCGCCCTGCTGGTGGCCAATCCGAAAAGCCGCCCGGCCGATCTGGATGTGCTCGCCAAGGTGCGCCAGCAGTTCCAGGGCGTAAACAACCTGAGCCTGCCGGGGATCAAGATCTTCGCCGACGGCGTGCTGGAGTTCCCGGCACAGAGCGCGGCGCTGCTCGGCCACTACCACAACTCAGACAAGCAGGGCGAACTGCTGATCGACCCGGCGCACTTCGGTGAGCTGGTCAGCGCCGCCGATGCGCGCGGCTGGCTGGTGCATATCCATGCCATCGGCGACCGCGCGGTGCGCGAATCGCTCAACGGCATCGAGCAGGCACGCAAGGATCGGCAGAGCGGCGTGACCCACTCGATCACCCACCTGCAGCTGGTCAACCCGCAGGAGTTCGCGCGCTTCAAGCCGCTCGGAGTGATCGCCTCGATGCAACTGCTGTGGGCCGGTGCCGACGCCTACACCACGGACATGGTCAAGCCCTACGTCGACGCCGACGCCTATCGCTACCTGTACCCGGCCCACTCGCTGCTGGCCCAGGGCGCGACCATCGCCGGCGCCAGCGACTGGCCGGTGTCCTCGCCCAACCCGTGGAACGCCATCGCCCAGGCGGTCACCCGCGAAGGCGAGAAAGGCGTGCTCAACGCCGACGAGCGCATCGACCGCGAGACCATGTTCTACGCCTACACCCTGAACGCGGCCAAGACCATCGGCCTGGAGCAGCAGATCGGCTCGCTGAGCGCCGGCAAGCAGGCCGACTTCGTGGTGCTCGACCGCGACGTGTTCAGCGTCGACAACAAGGCCCTGAGCGATACCCAGGTGCTCGCCACCTACTTCGCCGGCCACCAGGTCTACGCCCCCGCGCAATAA
- a CDS encoding LysR family transcriptional regulator: MDKLSALNMFVATAEHGSFSRAAEQLGKTPSALTKAVSHLEAELGARLFERSTRRTVLTEAGQLYLETARQVLQRLREVGEEIGQLQHGLQGSLRITAPLAFGRAFLDAVCADFLEQYPQIKLRIDLCDDFVDLVESGYDLALREGRSDLPGLIARVVGQNRIVLSASPAYLARQPLPLTPETIEQHDWLMYQHPALGRGIWWVERDGQRIGLAHPRLPRLESDNYDLLLASALAGRGVLHTPLWSVAPYLADGRLVPLMSDYQIDPDAFGSQILAVYPSHRRATGKVLAFIDFLEAYLGERGIA; this comes from the coding sequence ATGGACAAGCTCAGCGCGTTGAACATGTTCGTCGCCACGGCCGAGCACGGCAGTTTTAGCCGCGCGGCCGAGCAACTGGGCAAGACGCCGTCGGCCCTGACCAAGGCGGTGAGCCATCTGGAGGCCGAGCTGGGCGCGCGCCTGTTCGAGCGCAGCACCCGGCGCACGGTGTTGACCGAAGCGGGGCAACTCTATCTGGAGACCGCGCGCCAGGTACTGCAGCGCCTGCGCGAGGTCGGCGAGGAAATCGGCCAGCTGCAGCACGGCCTGCAGGGCAGCCTGCGGATCACCGCGCCGCTGGCTTTTGGTCGGGCTTTTCTCGATGCAGTGTGTGCCGACTTTCTCGAGCAGTACCCGCAGATCAAGCTGCGCATTGACCTGTGCGACGACTTCGTCGATCTGGTCGAGTCCGGCTACGACCTGGCCCTGCGCGAAGGGCGTAGCGACCTGCCGGGCCTGATTGCCCGGGTGGTCGGGCAGAACCGCATCGTGCTCAGCGCCAGCCCGGCCTATCTGGCGCGGCAACCCCTGCCGCTGACTCCGGAGACCATCGAGCAGCACGACTGGCTGATGTACCAGCACCCGGCCCTGGGGCGCGGCATCTGGTGGGTCGAGCGCGACGGCCAGCGCATTGGCCTGGCACATCCGCGCCTGCCACGTCTGGAAAGCGACAACTACGACCTGCTGCTGGCCAGCGCCCTGGCCGGGCGCGGGGTGCTGCACACGCCGCTGTGGAGCGTCGCCCCCTACCTGGCCGACGGCCGCCTGGTGCCCCTGATGAGCGACTACCAGATCGACCCGGATGCCTTCGGCTCGCAGATCCTGGCGGTCTACCCGAGCCACCGGCGGGCCACCGGCAAGGTGCTGGCCTTCATCGACTTCCTCGAGGCCTACCTGGGCGAGCGCGGCATCGCCTGA
- a CDS encoding amidohydrolase family protein — protein MAATAVIDAWAQPTNGLLRQSMPEVARLFEKSGSGHLLDQALSPAQTVALMDEAGVDKLMLAAWCRPEGWVFSNDAIAEFTRAFPERFVGVATVDLRKPLAAVRELERAVLELGCKALRIVPWLWQLAPNHRLYYPLYVKCIELDIPFCTQVGHTGPLLPSETGRPVPYLDEVALDFPELRIVAGHIGHPWTDEMIGVAWKHDNVYIDTSAYLPRYYPQQLLQFMQSYGADKVLFGSNFPQLSLSRCMAQVQELGLNAEVQAKFLGGNAQRVFKL, from the coding sequence ATGGCAGCGACTGCGGTGATCGATGCCTGGGCCCAGCCCACCAACGGCCTGTTGCGCCAGAGCATGCCGGAGGTGGCGCGGCTGTTCGAGAAGTCCGGCTCGGGGCATCTGCTCGACCAGGCGCTGAGTCCGGCGCAGACGGTGGCCCTGATGGACGAGGCGGGCGTGGACAAGCTGATGCTGGCGGCCTGGTGCCGGCCCGAGGGCTGGGTGTTCAGCAACGACGCTATCGCCGAGTTCACCCGCGCCTTTCCCGAACGCTTCGTCGGCGTTGCCACGGTCGACCTGCGCAAGCCGCTGGCGGCCGTGCGCGAGCTGGAACGGGCGGTGCTGGAGCTGGGCTGCAAGGCGCTGCGCATCGTGCCCTGGCTGTGGCAGCTGGCGCCCAACCACCGCCTGTATTACCCGCTGTACGTGAAGTGCATCGAGCTGGATATCCCGTTCTGCACCCAGGTCGGCCATACCGGCCCGCTGCTGCCCTCGGAGACCGGGCGCCCGGTGCCGTACCTGGACGAGGTAGCGCTGGATTTTCCCGAGCTGCGCATCGTCGCCGGGCATATTGGCCACCCTTGGACTGACGAGATGATTGGCGTGGCCTGGAAGCACGACAACGTCTATATCGACACCTCGGCCTACTTGCCGCGCTACTACCCGCAGCAGCTGCTGCAATTCATGCAGAGCTATGGGGCGGACAAGGTGCTGTTCGGCAGTAACTTCCCGCAGCTGTCGCTGAGCCGCTGCATGGCCCAGGTGCAGGAGCTCGGCTTGAATGCCGAGGTGCAGGCCAAGTTTCTCGGCGGCAATGCGCAGCGGGTGTTCAAGCTTTAA
- a CDS encoding AMP-binding protein — protein MTEQLPLQRFLHWVALRPHATWLQQPHAGHWHEISWSAADDQARRLASALLAMGCVPGERVALLAKNCAEWLISDLAIMMAGLISVPLYPLQSAESVAYVLEHADCKAIILGKLDEADKLEASIGPQIRRIAMPYPTLAAEHQWQTLLAAHAPLQQLHEQQGDELLSILYTSGTTGQPKGVMLSARAMAFSAANSCLEMRLDERDQFFSYLPLSHAAERFLVQMNSLYSGGKVAFVDSLESFAGDLQRVRPTVFFSVPRLWTRFQQGVLERLPQRKLELLLRVPLLGALLARKIRRGLGLDRARILVSGAAAISPGLLDWYQRLGLTICEGYGMTENFAYGTFNRPGQVSFGSVGRPMPFLETRIADSGEILFRSPTLMQGYYRAPELSAEALAGGWLHTGDRGELDEQGYLHITGRVKDIFKTSKGKYVAPAPIEGEIAKNTWVEQVCLMGSNLDQPLALIELSPAARSQPRERITTELQASLAQLNAGLLPHERLSHLVLVREPWTVDNGCMTPTMKIRRAVLEARYAGLAAALPAGEPLHWEN, from the coding sequence ATGACCGAACAACTGCCGTTGCAACGATTCCTGCACTGGGTGGCGCTGCGTCCGCACGCCACCTGGCTGCAGCAACCTCACGCCGGGCACTGGCACGAGATCAGCTGGAGCGCTGCCGACGACCAGGCCCGGCGCCTGGCCAGCGCGCTGCTGGCCATGGGCTGCGTGCCCGGCGAGCGGGTCGCGCTGCTGGCGAAGAACTGCGCCGAATGGCTGATCAGCGACCTGGCGATCATGATGGCCGGGCTGATCAGCGTGCCGCTCTATCCCCTGCAGTCGGCCGAGAGCGTGGCCTATGTGCTGGAGCATGCCGACTGCAAGGCGATCATCCTCGGCAAGCTGGACGAGGCGGACAAGCTGGAAGCCAGTATCGGCCCGCAGATCCGGCGTATCGCCATGCCGTACCCGACCCTGGCCGCCGAACACCAGTGGCAGACGCTGCTGGCAGCGCATGCGCCGTTGCAGCAGTTGCACGAGCAACAGGGCGACGAACTGCTGAGCATCCTCTATACCTCGGGCACCACCGGCCAGCCCAAGGGCGTGATGCTGTCGGCGCGGGCCATGGCCTTCTCGGCGGCCAACTCCTGCCTGGAAATGCGCCTGGACGAGCGTGACCAGTTCTTCTCCTACCTGCCGCTGTCGCATGCCGCCGAGCGCTTCCTGGTGCAGATGAACAGCCTCTACAGCGGAGGCAAGGTGGCCTTTGTCGACTCGCTGGAGAGTTTTGCCGGCGACCTGCAGCGGGTGCGCCCGACCGTGTTCTTCTCCGTGCCGCGGCTGTGGACGCGTTTCCAGCAGGGCGTGCTGGAGCGCTTGCCGCAGCGCAAGCTGGAGCTGCTGCTGCGCGTCCCGCTGCTTGGTGCGCTGCTGGCGCGCAAGATCCGCCGCGGCCTGGGCCTGGATCGCGCGCGTATCCTGGTGTCTGGCGCGGCGGCGATTTCGCCGGGGCTGCTCGACTGGTACCAGCGCCTGGGCCTGACCATTTGCGAGGGTTACGGCATGACCGAGAACTTCGCCTACGGCACCTTCAACCGGCCGGGCCAGGTGAGCTTCGGCAGCGTCGGCCGGCCGATGCCGTTCCTCGAGACGCGCATCGCCGACAGCGGCGAAATCCTCTTCCGCAGCCCGACCCTGATGCAGGGCTACTACCGCGCTCCGGAGCTCAGCGCCGAGGCGCTGGCCGGCGGCTGGCTGCATACCGGCGACCGTGGCGAGCTGGATGAGCAGGGCTATCTGCACATCACCGGGCGGGTCAAGGACATCTTCAAGACCAGCAAGGGCAAATACGTGGCGCCGGCGCCGATCGAAGGCGAGATCGCCAAGAACACCTGGGTCGAGCAGGTCTGCCTGATGGGCAGCAACCTCGACCAGCCGCTGGCGCTGATCGAGCTGTCGCCGGCCGCCCGCAGCCAGCCGCGCGAGCGCATCACCACGGAGTTGCAGGCCAGCCTCGCACAGCTCAATGCCGGGCTGCTGCCCCATGAGCGGCTCAGCCATCTGGTGCTGGTGCGCGAGCCGTGGACGGTGGATAACGGCTGCATGACGCCGACCATGAAGATTCGCCGGGCGGTGCTGGAAGCGCGCTATGCCGGGCTGGCCGCCGCACTGCCGGCCGGCGAGCCGCTGCACTGGGAAAACTGA
- a CDS encoding CaiB/BaiF CoA-transferase family protein, which translates to MKGPLSSLKVLDFSTLLPGPFASLLLADMGAEVLRVESPTRMDLVRVLPPHVDGVSASHAYLNRNKRSIALDLKRPEALAVVQQLVAEYDIVLEQFRPGVMDKLGLGYAALKALNPRLIYVSITGYGQTGPYRERAGHDLNYLALSGLASYTGRRDSGPLPLGVQVADIAGGSLHGVIGLLAAVIARQSTGLGQHVDISMSDCAFSLHAMSGAGYLAAGVEPDLENQVLNGGSFYDYYRTRDGRWLSVGSLEPQFMQAFCAALGRPELAALGLSPKDQEQLKREISIEIEKHELAEWQARFATVDACVEPVLKLSEAIEHPQLKARGVVTEVPREGKSALAQIACPIRFSAGLEAPRHIGSPVGAHGVEVLRELGYSDEQIAALKAAKALG; encoded by the coding sequence ATGAAAGGCCCGCTGTCTTCGCTGAAGGTGCTCGACTTCTCCACTCTGCTGCCGGGGCCGTTCGCCTCGCTGCTGCTGGCCGACATGGGCGCCGAGGTGCTGCGGGTGGAATCACCGACCCGCATGGATCTGGTGCGCGTGCTGCCGCCGCATGTCGACGGGGTATCCGCCAGCCACGCCTATCTCAACCGCAACAAGCGCTCCATCGCCCTCGACCTCAAGCGCCCCGAGGCGCTGGCGGTGGTGCAGCAGCTGGTGGCCGAGTACGACATCGTCCTGGAGCAGTTCCGCCCCGGCGTGATGGACAAGCTCGGCCTCGGCTACGCGGCGCTCAAGGCGCTCAACCCGCGGCTGATTTATGTGTCGATCACCGGCTACGGCCAGACCGGGCCGTACCGCGAGCGCGCTGGCCATGACCTCAACTACCTGGCCTTGAGCGGCCTGGCCAGCTACACCGGGCGCCGCGACAGCGGCCCGCTGCCGCTGGGCGTGCAGGTGGCGGACATCGCCGGCGGTTCGCTGCACGGGGTGATCGGCCTGCTGGCCGCGGTGATCGCCCGCCAGAGTACGGGCCTGGGGCAGCACGTGGATATCAGCATGAGCGACTGTGCCTTCAGCCTGCATGCCATGTCCGGGGCCGGCTACCTGGCCGCCGGGGTGGAGCCGGATCTGGAGAACCAGGTGCTCAACGGCGGCAGCTTCTACGACTACTACCGCACCCGCGACGGCCGCTGGCTGTCGGTGGGCAGCCTGGAGCCGCAGTTCATGCAGGCCTTCTGCGCCGCGCTGGGGCGCCCGGAGCTGGCTGCCCTGGGCTTGTCGCCCAAGGATCAGGAGCAGCTCAAGCGCGAGATCAGCATCGAGATCGAGAAGCACGAACTGGCCGAGTGGCAGGCGCGCTTCGCCACGGTCGATGCCTGTGTCGAACCGGTGCTGAAACTCTCCGAGGCAATCGAGCATCCGCAGCTCAAGGCCCGCGGCGTGGTAACCGAGGTGCCGCGCGAGGGCAAGTCGGCGCTGGCGCAGATCGCCTGCCCGATCCGTTTCTCCGCCGGCCTCGAGGCGCCACGGCATATCGGCAGCCCGGTGGGTGCGCACGGCGTCGAGGTGCTGCGCGAGCTGGGCTACAGCGACGAGCAGATCGCTGCGCTCAAGGCGGCCAAGGCGCTGGGGTAG
- a CDS encoding SprT family zinc-dependent metalloprotease codes for MPELLHARVEACYQLAEDFFKRRFPRPEVSFKLRGQKAGVAHLTENLLRFNPKLYAENREHFLKQTVAHEVAHLVAHQLFGGRIQPHGEEWQLIMRGVYELPPDRCHTYDVGRRKSTRFVYLCQCPQGEFPFSSQRHRLVAQGRRYFCRRCRATLVFSGEQRVE; via the coding sequence ATGCCCGAACTTCTCCACGCTCGCGTCGAAGCCTGTTACCAACTGGCCGAAGACTTCTTCAAGCGCCGCTTCCCCCGCCCCGAGGTCAGCTTCAAGCTGCGCGGGCAGAAGGCCGGGGTCGCGCACCTCACGGAAAACCTGCTGCGCTTCAACCCCAAGCTGTATGCGGAAAACCGCGAGCACTTCCTCAAGCAGACGGTGGCCCACGAAGTCGCCCACCTGGTTGCCCACCAGCTGTTCGGCGGACGCATCCAACCCCACGGCGAGGAGTGGCAACTGATCATGCGCGGGGTCTACGAGCTGCCGCCGGATCGCTGCCACACCTACGACGTGGGCCGGCGCAAGAGCACTCGCTTCGTCTACCTGTGCCAGTGCCCGCAGGGCGAGTTCCCCTTCTCCTCCCAGCGCCACCGCCTGGTGGCCCAGGGCCGGCGCTACTTCTGCCGACGCTGCCGGGCCACCCTGGTGTTCAGCGGTGAGCAGCGGGTCGAATAG
- a CDS encoding Yip1 family protein, with translation MIHHVWGLFTHPDQEWQEIRGEEETISHMYLTHVLILAAIPVLCAYFGTTEVGWTVGNGDPVKLTSASALQMTVMSYLAMLAGVAVMGAFIHWMARTYDSNPSLTQCVVFAAYTATPLFIGGIAALYPSLWLGMLIGTAAVCYTVYLLYAGIPTFMNIPSDEGFMFSSSVLAVGLVVLVAMIACSVILWGFGVGPVYTS, from the coding sequence ATGATCCACCATGTCTGGGGGCTCTTCACCCATCCCGACCAAGAGTGGCAGGAAATTCGTGGCGAGGAAGAAACCATCAGCCACATGTACCTGACCCACGTTCTGATACTCGCCGCCATTCCCGTACTCTGCGCCTACTTCGGCACCACCGAGGTCGGCTGGACAGTGGGCAATGGCGACCCGGTCAAGCTCACCAGCGCCAGCGCGCTGCAGATGACCGTGATGTCCTACCTGGCGATGCTCGCCGGCGTTGCCGTGATGGGCGCCTTCATCCACTGGATGGCACGCACCTATGACTCCAACCCGAGCCTGACCCAGTGCGTGGTGTTCGCCGCCTATACCGCCACCCCGCTGTTCATCGGAGGTATCGCCGCCCTCTACCCGAGCCTGTGGCTGGGTATGCTGATCGGCACCGCAGCGGTCTGCTACACGGTCTACCTGCTCTATGCCGGCATCCCGACCTTCATGAACATCCCCTCGGACGAGGGTTTCATGTTCTCCAGCTCGGTACTGGCCGTGGGCCTGGTGGTGCTGGTGGCGATGATCGCCTGCTCGGTGATTCTCTGGGGCTTCGGCGTAGGCCCGGTGTACACCAGCTAG
- a CDS encoding DNA-J related domain-containing protein → MNDLDPMLDLAEQLHELLRDAPDGISEFNLIRQLKARHSTHIPHLGLDDKLVLFRTHFLLFNALYQLRERLWLSQTAHLQINPLSVQLQPWQPGSNELAESDPLRDYYLNLQHLRETSESDVEKLLTSFWTRMQGGDEKRAALELFELENERRLNLATIKLRYRQLVSQHHPDRGGSTSRLQSINLAMEILQRYYS, encoded by the coding sequence ATGAATGATCTCGATCCCATGCTCGACCTGGCCGAGCAACTGCACGAATTGCTGCGCGACGCCCCCGACGGCATCAGCGAATTCAACCTGATCCGCCAGCTCAAGGCCCGCCACTCCACCCATATCCCGCACCTGGGACTGGACGACAAGCTGGTGCTGTTCCGCACCCACTTCCTGCTGTTCAACGCGCTCTACCAACTGCGCGAGCGGCTGTGGCTGAGCCAGACCGCGCACCTGCAGATCAACCCGCTGAGCGTGCAACTGCAGCCCTGGCAGCCGGGCAGCAACGAACTGGCCGAAAGCGACCCGTTACGTGACTACTATCTCAATCTGCAACATCTGCGCGAAACCAGCGAAAGCGACGTGGAAAAGCTGCTGACCAGCTTCTGGACGCGCATGCAGGGCGGCGACGAAAAGCGCGCGGCCCTCGAACTGTTCGAGCTGGAGAACGAGCGAAGGCTCAATCTCGCCACCATCAAGCTGCGCTACCGGCAGTTGGTCAGCCAGCACCACCCGGATCGCGGCGGCAGCACCAGCCGTCTGCAGTCGATCAATCTGGCGATGGAAATACTGCAGCGCTATTACAGCTGA
- the ttcA gene encoding tRNA 2-thiocytidine(32) synthetase TtcA — protein sequence MPSTLSVNQNKLQKRLRRQVGEAIADFNMIEDGDKVMVCLSGGKDSYTMLDILLYLQKVAPIKFEIVAVNMDQKQPGFPEHVLPAYLESIGVQYHIIEKDTYSVVKEKIPEGKTTCSLCSRLRRGTLYTYADEIGATKMALGHHRDDILETFFLNMFYGGTLKAMPPKLLSDDGRNVVIRPLAYCNEKDIEAYSELKEFPIIPCNLCGSQENLQRQVVKEMLNEWERKSPGRTEIMFRALQNVVPSQLADRELFDFQSLKIDDSATPRFLDVMSL from the coding sequence ATGCCCAGCACCCTTTCGGTCAACCAGAACAAACTGCAGAAGCGCCTGCGTCGCCAGGTCGGCGAGGCCATCGCCGACTTCAACATGATCGAGGACGGCGACAAGGTGATGGTCTGCCTGTCCGGCGGCAAGGACAGCTACACCATGCTGGACATCCTGCTGTACCTGCAGAAGGTGGCACCGATCAAGTTCGAGATCGTCGCGGTGAACATGGATCAGAAGCAGCCGGGCTTCCCCGAGCACGTGCTGCCGGCCTACCTGGAATCCATCGGCGTGCAGTACCACATCATCGAGAAGGACACCTACTCGGTGGTGAAGGAGAAGATCCCGGAAGGCAAGACCACCTGCTCACTGTGTTCGCGCCTGCGCCGCGGCACCCTGTACACCTACGCCGACGAGATCGGCGCGACCAAGATGGCCCTCGGTCACCACCGCGACGACATCCTGGAAACCTTCTTCCTCAACATGTTCTACGGCGGCACGCTGAAGGCCATGCCGCCCAAGTTGCTGTCCGACGACGGCCGCAACGTGGTGATCCGCCCGCTGGCCTACTGCAACGAGAAGGACATCGAGGCCTATTCCGAGCTCAAGGAATTCCCGATCATCCCGTGCAACCTCTGCGGCTCGCAGGAGAACCTGCAGCGCCAGGTGGTCAAGGAGATGCTCAACGAGTGGGAGCGCAAGAGCCCGGGGCGTACCGAGATCATGTTCCGCGCCCTGCAGAACGTGGTGCCGTCGCAGCTGGCCGACCGCGAGCTGTTCGACTTCCAGAGCCTGAAGATCGACGACAGTGCCACTCCGCGCTTCCTCGATGTAATGAGTCTGTAA
- a CDS encoding TylF/MycF/NovP-related O-methyltransferase, with translation MAMDWLARMRFIFNKALGRIDSRLNLDEIERYWNYPRCGNAFLEAYQHSRHLTASTDDLAKQLRFHTLMQMVRRVASGQVAGDVVECGCWRGHSSHMMASVLSEAGWAGRLLIFDSFEGGLSDKVAQDRALLGDTGAEETLRQKRLFASDQDAVAAVLSPFAFVELHKGWIPQVFTQVQGLDSRRFALVHLDVDLYAPTLESLRFYVPRISKGGVVVVDDYASTHFPGATAAVDEFIAEFPPELVVEGQTGGILLFY, from the coding sequence ATGGCAATGGACTGGCTGGCGCGAATGCGCTTCATCTTCAATAAGGCGCTAGGACGCATCGATAGCCGTCTCAATCTCGATGAAATTGAGCGTTACTGGAATTACCCGCGCTGCGGGAATGCTTTTCTCGAGGCCTATCAACATTCTCGTCACCTTACTGCCTCGACTGATGATCTCGCCAAGCAACTGCGTTTCCATACGCTTATGCAGATGGTCAGGCGGGTTGCGAGTGGGCAAGTGGCTGGTGATGTGGTGGAGTGCGGCTGCTGGCGGGGTCATTCCAGTCACATGATGGCAAGCGTGCTATCTGAAGCGGGCTGGGCAGGGCGTTTACTGATATTCGACAGTTTCGAGGGTGGGCTTTCCGATAAGGTCGCTCAGGATCGGGCGCTGCTGGGTGATACCGGTGCCGAGGAAACACTCAGGCAGAAGCGCCTGTTCGCCTCTGACCAGGATGCAGTGGCTGCCGTGTTGAGCCCTTTTGCGTTCGTTGAGCTACACAAGGGCTGGATTCCCCAGGTCTTTACTCAGGTTCAGGGCCTTGATTCGCGGCGTTTTGCCCTCGTGCACCTCGATGTGGATTTGTATGCGCCGACTTTGGAGTCGCTGCGCTTCTACGTACCGCGGATTAGCAAGGGTGGGGTTGTTGTGGTTGATGATTACGCCTCCACTCACTTCCCAGGGGCCACTGCAGCTGTCGATGAGTTCATCGCTGAGTTCCCGCCGGAGCTGGTGGTGGAAGGGCAGACGGGTGGCATCCTGCTGTTTTACTAG